In Micromonospora sp. NBC_01813, the following are encoded in one genomic region:
- a CDS encoding class I SAM-dependent methyltransferase — protein sequence MISPQFWDERYGSVERVWSGNPNPRLVAVVDGLPAGTACDVGAGEGADAIWLADRGWEVTAVDVSTVALRRGADQATAAGDDVAKRLTWQQADLRTWEPGLARFDLVTAQFMHLPDPDRAMLHRRLAAAVRPGGTLLIVGHHPRDLDVPGVRRPRLPDLMFTAEQVAAVLDPQEWASVRAETVPRSATDPDGNPITIHDAVLHAVRRR from the coding sequence ATGATCAGCCCACAGTTCTGGGACGAGCGGTACGGCTCCGTCGAGCGGGTGTGGAGCGGCAACCCGAATCCGCGACTGGTCGCCGTCGTCGACGGGCTGCCGGCCGGCACCGCCTGCGACGTCGGGGCCGGCGAGGGGGCCGACGCGATCTGGCTGGCCGACCGGGGCTGGGAGGTGACCGCGGTCGACGTCTCCACGGTGGCGTTGCGCCGGGGCGCCGACCAGGCAACGGCGGCCGGTGACGACGTGGCGAAGCGGCTCACCTGGCAGCAGGCCGACCTGCGGACCTGGGAGCCGGGGCTGGCCCGGTTCGACCTGGTCACCGCCCAGTTCATGCACCTGCCGGATCCGGACCGGGCGATGCTGCACCGCCGGCTGGCGGCGGCCGTCCGCCCCGGTGGCACCCTGCTGATCGTCGGCCACCACCCCCGCGACCTGGACGTTCCCGGGGTACGCCGGCCCCGGCTGCCGGACCTGATGTTCACCGCCGAGCAGGTCGCGGCGGTGCTGGACCCGCAGGAGTGGGCCAGCGTCCGGGCCGAGACGGTGCCCCGGTCGGCGACCGACCCGGACGGCAACCCGATCACGATCCACGACGCGGTGCTGCACGCCGTCCGCCGGCGCTGA
- a CDS encoding M12 family metallo-peptidase, producing MRTPSPRIPSAPSGQSPPPSGTGRSRNRRLVVLLVAVVAAALLPAIGPTGAASAAPDGGTPIAGTPWATLDGEPSASRSGRTPDIEAHRLAAYTLDRDAISAQLDRAPAESARAAQAAPLVLTVPTPDGTLARFEVVNSPVMEDGLAAAHPEIQTYAGTGIDDPTATIRADLTPLGFHASVRSSSGSWYVDPYHRDQSVYASYYAHDLVNRHGDLIEREDVGAATEEIGAEIDQAQADEPAGPLVQLRTYRLAFLTDPSYANYFGAENVTAAKVTLINRVTQIYEDETAIRLVLINDTDKTNLNTAELATGPNGPCGAAPCFTEANLTGCSGATLNRNRIVLGQLVGASNFDVGHIGFGLPGGGVAGLGVVGGDGKARGCTGLPNPIGDFYAVDYVAHEIGHQFAGNHTFNGTQWNCSGSNRSAANSYEPGSGSSIMAYAGICQQDNLQPHSDPYWSQRSYFEITTFVNSARPAINEVQTVSLRDFDTDGDSFTITYGGQSSAPIVRGVDYTTTGIKAAIESITGWPAGATVSVAAFGGVGALNDTGFQVTFNGGAVAQTNVASLGLTAFTGADGFVGETAKGGPVDNGGFQVTPTTNHAPVVTVPDQFTIPVRTPFALTGTATDADGDPLTYLWEQNDRGGISGGSTAGTALTSNVKTNGPLFRVFGTSALVSPQDTQQYYSPGLNAVDDDPTRVFPDMAQILAGNTNAKTGACPAAPEPPASGSATNLTQALVDCYSEFLPTADWVGYDNDRTMHFKLTARDGRVGGGGVGNAETEVVLAPDAGPFLVTSQPVPSFYLGGSTQEITWDVAGTDAAPVDAAQVKISLSTDGAKTFPYVLAEAVPNNGSATVTLPNIDTTTGRIKIEAVGNVFFDLNDADIRIDQVRTLRQLAYDGETVVHPVAGAADAEVLLRAVVTGAAGDVRGTQLTFATGGTTLCTAEVRLWGTDPTGGTASCQVTLPLGVHEVTTTVTGRQTGSTTATVTVAPTNGWTVDGVGYLRNDRTAGVYPLDPDHRVEFDFDGRFTASGQLAGKALVGYRSGDTRYKFQGATLESLGTRTVGDHRVAQLRYRVTLYDLSTPQQPVPVATDLTMLVEGYDVQWLGRHDALAVSVWDGDQLMFSSQWGYSGTALNSITASGGDIVIE from the coding sequence TTGAGGACCCCCTCGCCGAGGATCCCCTCGGCACCGAGCGGCCAGTCACCACCCCCGTCCGGGACGGGCCGGTCCCGCAACCGGCGGCTGGTCGTCCTGCTCGTCGCCGTGGTGGCGGCGGCGCTGCTGCCCGCGATCGGCCCGACCGGCGCGGCCAGCGCAGCCCCGGACGGCGGCACGCCCATCGCCGGCACCCCGTGGGCCACACTCGACGGTGAGCCGTCGGCGAGCCGCTCCGGGCGTACCCCCGACATCGAGGCGCACCGGCTGGCCGCGTACACGTTGGACCGTGACGCGATCTCAGCCCAGCTGGACCGGGCGCCGGCCGAGTCGGCCCGCGCCGCGCAGGCCGCACCGCTGGTGCTGACCGTGCCCACCCCCGACGGCACGCTGGCCCGATTCGAGGTCGTCAACTCGCCGGTGATGGAGGACGGTCTCGCCGCCGCCCACCCGGAGATCCAGACGTACGCGGGTACCGGTATCGACGACCCGACCGCGACGATCCGGGCCGACCTGACCCCGCTCGGCTTCCACGCCTCGGTCCGCTCGTCGAGCGGCTCCTGGTACGTCGACCCGTACCACCGGGACCAGAGCGTCTACGCCAGCTACTACGCCCACGATCTGGTCAACCGGCACGGTGACCTGATCGAGCGCGAGGACGTCGGCGCCGCCACTGAGGAGATCGGCGCGGAGATCGACCAGGCCCAGGCCGATGAGCCGGCCGGGCCGCTGGTCCAGCTTCGCACGTACCGGCTGGCATTCCTGACTGATCCGTCGTACGCCAACTACTTCGGCGCGGAGAATGTCACCGCCGCCAAGGTGACGCTGATCAACCGGGTCACCCAGATCTACGAGGACGAGACCGCGATCCGGCTCGTGCTGATCAACGACACCGACAAGACGAACCTGAACACCGCGGAGTTGGCCACCGGCCCGAACGGGCCGTGCGGTGCCGCGCCGTGCTTCACCGAGGCCAACCTGACCGGCTGCTCCGGCGCGACGCTCAACCGCAACCGGATCGTCCTCGGCCAGCTCGTCGGGGCCAGCAACTTCGACGTCGGGCACATCGGCTTCGGCCTGCCCGGCGGCGGCGTCGCCGGGCTCGGCGTGGTAGGCGGCGACGGCAAGGCCCGGGGCTGCACCGGCCTGCCGAACCCGATCGGTGACTTCTACGCCGTCGACTACGTGGCGCACGAGATCGGCCACCAGTTCGCCGGCAACCACACCTTCAACGGCACCCAGTGGAACTGCTCCGGCAGCAACCGCAGCGCCGCCAACTCGTACGAGCCGGGCAGCGGATCGTCGATCATGGCGTACGCGGGCATCTGCCAGCAGGACAACCTGCAGCCGCATTCCGACCCGTACTGGTCGCAGCGCAGCTACTTCGAGATCACCACGTTCGTGAACTCGGCCCGGCCGGCGATCAACGAGGTGCAGACGGTGTCGCTACGCGACTTCGACACCGACGGCGACTCGTTCACGATCACCTACGGTGGACAGTCGTCCGCGCCGATCGTCCGTGGGGTCGACTACACCACGACCGGGATCAAGGCGGCGATCGAGTCGATCACCGGCTGGCCGGCCGGTGCGACGGTGAGCGTCGCGGCGTTCGGCGGCGTCGGTGCCCTCAACGACACCGGCTTCCAGGTGACGTTCAACGGCGGCGCGGTGGCGCAGACCAACGTAGCGTCGCTGGGGTTGACCGCCTTCACCGGTGCCGACGGCTTCGTCGGTGAGACCGCCAAGGGCGGCCCGGTCGACAACGGCGGCTTCCAGGTCACCCCGACCACCAACCACGCCCCGGTGGTCACCGTGCCGGACCAGTTCACCATCCCGGTGCGGACCCCGTTCGCGCTGACCGGCACCGCCACCGACGCCGACGGCGACCCACTGACCTACCTGTGGGAGCAGAACGACCGCGGCGGCATCTCCGGCGGCAGCACCGCCGGCACCGCACTGACCAGCAACGTCAAGACCAACGGCCCGCTGTTCCGGGTCTTCGGCACGTCGGCTCTGGTCAGCCCGCAGGACACCCAGCAGTACTACTCCCCCGGGCTGAACGCGGTCGACGACGACCCGACCCGGGTCTTCCCGGACATGGCGCAGATCCTGGCCGGCAACACCAACGCCAAGACCGGCGCCTGCCCGGCCGCCCCGGAACCGCCGGCCAGCGGCAGCGCCACCAACCTGACCCAGGCCCTGGTGGACTGCTACTCGGAGTTCCTGCCGACCGCCGACTGGGTCGGCTACGACAACGACCGGACCATGCACTTCAAGCTGACCGCCCGCGACGGCCGGGTCGGCGGCGGTGGGGTCGGCAACGCCGAGACCGAGGTCGTGCTGGCCCCGGACGCGGGCCCGTTCCTGGTCACCTCCCAGCCGGTGCCCTCGTTCTACCTGGGCGGATCCACGCAGGAAATCACCTGGGACGTGGCCGGCACCGACGCGGCACCGGTCGACGCGGCGCAGGTGAAGATCTCGCTGTCCACCGACGGGGCGAAGACGTTCCCGTACGTGCTGGCCGAGGCGGTGCCGAACAACGGCAGCGCCACGGTGACCCTGCCGAACATCGACACCACCACTGGTCGGATCAAGATCGAAGCGGTCGGCAACGTCTTCTTCGACCTCAACGACGCCGACATCCGCATCGACCAGGTCCGCACGCTGCGGCAGCTGGCGTACGACGGTGAGACGGTGGTGCACCCGGTCGCCGGGGCCGCCGACGCCGAGGTGCTGCTGCGGGCCGTCGTCACCGGCGCGGCCGGCGACGTACGCGGTACGCAGCTGACCTTCGCCACCGGCGGTACGACGCTGTGCACCGCCGAGGTCAGGTTGTGGGGCACCGACCCCACCGGCGGCACGGCGAGTTGCCAGGTGACGCTGCCGCTCGGCGTCCACGAGGTGACGACGACGGTCACCGGCCGCCAGACCGGCAGCACGACCGCCACGGTGACGGTGGCACCGACGAACGGCTGGACCGTCGACGGTGTCGGGTACCTGCGCAATGACCGGACCGCCGGGGTCTACCCGCTGGACCCGGACCACCGGGTCGAGTTCGACTTCGACGGGCGGTTCACCGCCAGTGGGCAGTTGGCCGGTAAGGCATTGGTCGGTTACCGCTCCGGGGACACCCGGTACAAGTTCCAGGGCGCGACGCTGGAATCGCTGGGGACGAGGACCGTGGGCGACCACCGGGTGGCGCAGCTGCGCTATCGGGTGACGCTGTACGACCTGTCCACCCCGCAGCAGCCGGTGCCGGTCGCGACGGACCTGACCATGCTGGTCGAGGGGTACGACGTGCAGTGGCTGGGCCGACACGACGCGCTCGCGGTCAGCGTCTGGGACGGTGACCAGCTGATGTTCTCGTCGCAGTGGGGCTACAGCGGTACAGCGTTGAATAGCATCACCGCCTCCGGCGGGGACATCGTCATCGAGTGA